A region from the Aphis gossypii isolate Hap1 chromosome 1, ASM2018417v2, whole genome shotgun sequence genome encodes:
- the LOC114123611 gene encoding thioredoxin domain-containing protein 9 encodes MENVLEKQLLKVAETIEQKLDQEIQKLDELDLDSIENIREHRLQQMKKMIKQKEEWMAKGHGEYEELSDEKSFFEKSKLSPNMVLHFYKDGSTRCKIVDHHLKILCAQHLETRFVKLNVTRFPFLTERMKIRVIPTIVSIVDSISKDFIVGFTELGNCDDFSTEMLEWRLARSQVIDYKGDLLNPPDVVKNNRTTLLEKNKTIRSNVGNDSDGLDSD; translated from the exons ATGGAGAACGTCTTAGAAAAACAACTATTGAAAGTTGCAGAAACAATCGAGCAAAAGCTCGATCAAGAAATACAGAAACTTGATGAGTTAGATTTAGatagtattgaaaatataagagAACATCGTTTgcaacaaatgaaaaaaatgatcaaacAGAAGGAAGAGTGGATGgctaaa GGACATGGAGAATATGAAGAACTAAGTGATGAGAAAAGtttctttgaaaaatcaaaactgAGTCCAAACATggtgttacatttttataaagatgGATCAACTCGTTGCAAAATAGTTGATcatcatttgaaaatattatgtgcacaACATTTAGAAACACGTTTTGTTAAACTGAATGTTACACGTTTTCCTTTTCTAACAGAACGCATGAAAATTCGAGTCATACCGACTATTGTGTCAATAGTTGATAGTATATCTAAAGACTTTATTGTTGGATTTACTGAACTGGGAAATTGTGATGATTTCTCTACTGAGATGTTGGAATGGCGTTTAGCACGTTCACAAGTGATTGATTACAAGGGAGACTTACTTAATCCACCAGATGTAGTCAAGAACAACCGAACAACATTattagagaaaaataaaacaataagaaGTAATGTAGGAAATGATTCAGATGGTCTAGATTCAGATTAG